One genomic segment of Acinetobacter sp. C26M includes these proteins:
- a CDS encoding helix-turn-helix transcriptional regulator — translation MGKNFEHGFLDYPIYAFSENYPHGHIEDWHSHDRIQLIHTLSGVIRVQTHEGIWITPPGRGVWIPAHKPHALLSSGDVKARGIFIDATIQTSLSSECRVVAIPALLRELMSSAMQIKTVIQPKSRNERLLQLILDEVHLLPSLAFNLPEPQNPRLQQLCQQIKDNLSLDWNLEDSAEQLHISSKTLARHFQKETGLHFSHWVRQAKLMQAMVDLSLNKPVLNVALDLGYDSPSAFSAMFKRETSMTPSDYLKQFS, via the coding sequence ATGGGCAAGAATTTTGAACATGGATTCTTAGATTATCCCATCTATGCTTTTTCAGAAAACTACCCCCATGGCCACATTGAAGATTGGCATAGCCATGATCGGATCCAGTTGATTCATACCCTATCCGGTGTGATTCGGGTACAAACCCATGAGGGAATTTGGATTACGCCACCTGGACGTGGCGTTTGGATTCCTGCGCATAAACCGCATGCCTTACTCAGTAGTGGTGATGTCAAAGCACGGGGAATTTTTATTGATGCCACAATACAAACCAGCCTCAGTTCAGAATGCCGTGTTGTCGCCATTCCTGCTTTACTACGGGAACTGATGAGTAGTGCAATGCAGATTAAAACAGTGATCCAACCTAAGAGCCGCAATGAAAGATTATTGCAATTGATTTTAGATGAAGTTCACTTGTTACCCTCGCTCGCCTTTAATTTACCTGAACCTCAAAATCCACGACTGCAACAGCTGTGTCAACAGATCAAAGACAATCTCAGTTTAGACTGGAATCTGGAAGATAGTGCTGAGCAGCTGCATATCAGCAGCAAAACACTGGCACGGCATTTTCAAAAAGAAACTGGTTTACATTTTTCCCATTGGGTTCGCCAAGCCAAATTGATGCAAGCGATGGTTGACTTGAGTTTAAACAAGCCTGTTCTAAATGTTGCACTCGACTTAGGTTATGATAGTCCAAGTGCCTTTAGTGCCATGTTTAAACGTGAAACCAGCATGACACCAAGCGACTATCTGAAGCAGTTCAGCTAA
- a CDS encoding TRAP transporter large permease subunit, producing MQNDQENKSGLARLGYIWNDWISTFIILALLLMTLLIGTGEMIHGQMLRMGERLYGDQTTGMQYSFLRAEPEKPSCDRHPNIDAQVQEQMKANAADEFASMFGAASESDVRASLLAAQQQCEEKYQFYDKAMKHLENHPSIRTYRKVETTFFGIFKLGSENQTVILLIMVLFASITASLRYHHIGLRAPKTKIDFRVYSALMVAGNALLSYSVISQYHSVLNSGVEVAGKTAVLYWLWIALFVSLTIISIFQFIFIPKTAQPKGNFGLALLSVPLYAFMSLVTGIVFTFFMDYPMGQGIYLGILVEFSGIFLNLALFIWAGMLLTQTRVMDLFLNILRPWNLAPETLTWLILIAAAIPTAYTGASGIFVIAAGAIIYKEVWNSGARRQYALAVSAMSGSLGVVIRPCLLVILISMLDSRHVTSTELFDHGIYVFWLTAFIFLGVSLILAEEKFRVNSPKIAVPGMLRACVPVIPYVIIGFAVVMFYKLALDTSINEFTAPMILPLVLIAMILFDKLFASKLAPAPVVDAKHEALVREHEKKSEFLKSHDPHGSKSFGFGGALRFATSETVGHIGALILLMALSASVGGLIERAEVVELLPTHLGNIYISLAFIALLLAIIGMTTDPFGAVILVAATVAPVAYENGIHPIHFWMIVLVAFEFGYVTPPVALNHLLTRLSVGDEEVTAADKEAKEKYTSFYFRYERWLLPIIVLFSSLVLVTYAPYIFQMFGWYKH from the coding sequence ATGCAAAATGATCAAGAGAATAAGTCCGGATTAGCTCGGTTAGGCTATATCTGGAATGATTGGATATCGACATTCATCATTCTTGCTTTGTTGCTAATGACTTTGCTTATTGGTACAGGCGAAATGATTCACGGTCAGATGCTTCGTATGGGGGAGCGTCTTTACGGTGATCAAACAACAGGGATGCAGTATTCGTTTTTACGTGCGGAACCTGAGAAACCATCTTGTGATCGACATCCAAACATTGATGCACAAGTTCAAGAGCAGATGAAAGCCAATGCTGCCGATGAATTTGCAAGTATGTTTGGTGCGGCTTCTGAATCTGATGTTCGTGCATCTTTATTGGCTGCGCAGCAGCAGTGTGAAGAAAAATACCAATTCTATGACAAAGCAATGAAGCACTTGGAAAATCATCCAAGTATTCGTACTTATCGTAAAGTTGAAACTACTTTCTTTGGAATCTTTAAATTAGGTTCTGAAAACCAAACTGTTATTTTATTGATAATGGTATTGTTTGCTTCTATTACCGCATCTTTACGTTATCACCACATTGGTTTACGTGCACCAAAAACTAAAATCGACTTCCGTGTCTATTCGGCGTTGATGGTTGCTGGTAATGCTTTACTCAGTTATTCAGTGATTAGCCAATACCATTCAGTATTGAATTCAGGTGTTGAAGTTGCTGGAAAAACAGCGGTCTTGTACTGGTTGTGGATTGCACTATTTGTATCTCTGACGATTATCAGTATCTTCCAATTTATCTTTATTCCTAAAACAGCACAACCGAAGGGTAACTTTGGTTTGGCGTTACTGAGCGTTCCGCTGTATGCGTTTATGTCTTTGGTGACAGGGATTGTATTTACCTTCTTCATGGATTATCCAATGGGGCAAGGGATCTACTTAGGTATTTTGGTTGAGTTCTCGGGTATTTTCTTAAATCTGGCATTATTTATTTGGGCAGGTATGTTGCTGACCCAAACACGTGTGATGGATTTATTCTTAAATATCTTACGTCCATGGAACTTGGCACCTGAAACTTTAACTTGGTTAATCTTGATTGCAGCAGCGATTCCAACAGCATATACAGGTGCTTCAGGTATTTTCGTTATTGCAGCGGGTGCGATCATCTATAAGGAAGTATGGAACTCGGGTGCTCGCCGTCAATATGCTTTAGCTGTATCGGCAATGTCTGGTTCTTTGGGTGTCGTGATTCGCCCATGTTTATTGGTTATCTTGATCTCAATGCTAGACAGTCGCCACGTAACGTCGACTGAATTATTTGATCATGGTATCTATGTATTCTGGTTAACAGCCTTCATTTTCTTAGGTGTTTCTTTGATTCTTGCCGAAGAAAAATTCCGTGTGAACTCGCCTAAAATTGCTGTACCAGGAATGTTACGTGCCTGCGTACCAGTGATTCCTTATGTGATCATTGGTTTTGCTGTGGTGATGTTCTATAAGCTTGCTTTAGATACTTCAATCAATGAATTTACTGCGCCAATGATTTTACCGTTGGTATTGATTGCAATGATCTTGTTTGACAAGTTATTTGCTTCAAAACTAGCACCTGCACCAGTTGTTGATGCGAAACATGAAGCTTTGGTTCGTGAGCATGAAAAGAAATCAGAATTTTTGAAATCACATGATCCACACGGTAGTAAGAGTTTTGGTTTTGGTGGGGCATTACGTTTTGCAACATCGGAAACGGTTGGACATATCGGTGCATTGATTCTATTGATGGCATTGTCTGCAAGTGTTGGTGGCTTAATCGAACGTGCAGAAGTGGTTGAGTTATTACCAACACACTTGGGTAATATCTATATTTCACTTGCCTTTATTGCGCTGTTACTTGCCATTATTGGTATGACAACCGATCCATTTGGTGCGGTGATTTTGGTTGCTGCAACCGTCGCACCTGTCGCCTACGAAAATGGTATTCATCCGATTCACTTCTGGATGATTGTATTGGTTGCATTCGAGTTTGGTTATGTAACACCGCCTGTTGCCTTGAACCACTTGCTGACGCGACTCTCCGTCGGGGATGAAGAGGTCACGGCCGCCGATAAGGAAGCAAAAGAGAAATACACCAGTTTCTACTTCCGTTACGAGCGTTGGTTATTGCCGATCATCGTCTTGTTCTCATCATTGGTGTTGGTGACTTATGCGCCGTATATCTTCCAGATGTTTGGTTGGTATAAACATTAA
- a CDS encoding DUF2059 domain-containing protein, translated as MKRIIILGTLLFSTSVFADDVKQKEVIAQKLASVDGTEQGLQNTDKMILEQIRMRLPKDLPESFYTDLSKNLNSEQRKQFIVQRYVESFSQKELQAALNFYQSVEGKAWAKKASDVGSEVAHFTTQNARTALNTTMQQYIENPKVKQLMARMNPQPVQADEKPESK; from the coding sequence ATGAAAAGAATCATCATCTTAGGGACATTATTATTCAGTACATCGGTCTTTGCCGATGATGTAAAACAAAAAGAAGTCATTGCGCAAAAGTTGGCATCCGTTGACGGGACGGAACAAGGGCTGCAAAACACCGATAAAATGATTTTAGAGCAAATTCGTATGCGTTTGCCAAAAGACTTACCCGAAAGTTTTTATACCGATTTGAGTAAAAATTTGAACAGTGAACAGCGTAAGCAATTTATCGTGCAACGTTATGTGGAAAGTTTTAGCCAGAAAGAGTTACAAGCTGCCTTGAACTTCTATCAATCTGTAGAAGGGAAGGCTTGGGCAAAGAAAGCCAGTGATGTTGGCAGTGAGGTCGCGCATTTCACTACACAAAATGCGCGTACTGCGCTTAATACCACGATGCAACAATATATTGAGAATCCTAAAGTGAAGCAGTTGATGGCAAGGATGAATCCACAGCCTGTTCAAGCTGATGAAAAACCTGAATCGAAATAA
- a CDS encoding acyl-CoA dehydrogenase family protein, translating into MQSGAIRPIPNMLPRKLFTSDHEAFRETVRKFYEKEVVPNIEKYEKQQHVDRDLWNKAGALGLLCTTMPEQYGGSGVDRLYSMILIEEQAYAMDSSTGFSLHSDIVANYINNFGNEQQKQHWLPKMATGEAVTAIAMTEPGTGSDLQAVRTTAVLDGDEYVINGSKIFITNGYLCDMAIVVCKTGNNEKGSANLSLLIVEADRAGFSKGKPLNKIGMKGQDTCELFFDNVRVPKENLLGMEGMGFIMLMKELAWERMLVAIICQAGAEAAFAHTVQYTKDRKAFGKAISTFQNTRFKLAELRTEIDFCRTYLDRCMELQLEESLGVDAAAAAKYKISDMFSKVVDDCLQLHGGYGYMLEYPIARAYIDNRANRIYAGTNEIMKELISRTL; encoded by the coding sequence ATGCAATCAGGTGCTATTCGTCCAATTCCAAACATGCTGCCACGAAAACTGTTTACTTCTGACCACGAAGCATTCCGCGAAACCGTGCGTAAATTCTATGAGAAAGAAGTTGTACCTAATATTGAAAAATATGAAAAACAACAACATGTTGATCGTGACTTATGGAATAAAGCAGGTGCACTTGGTTTGCTTTGTACGACCATGCCAGAGCAATACGGTGGTTCAGGTGTAGATCGCCTTTACAGTATGATTCTGATCGAAGAACAAGCCTATGCCATGGATTCAAGCACGGGCTTCTCTTTACATTCAGATATCGTGGCCAACTATATCAATAACTTTGGGAATGAGCAGCAAAAGCAACACTGGTTACCGAAAATGGCAACAGGTGAAGCCGTGACTGCGATTGCGATGACTGAACCTGGTACAGGTTCAGACTTACAAGCAGTTCGCACAACTGCCGTATTAGATGGCGATGAATATGTCATCAATGGTTCTAAAATCTTTATTACCAATGGCTATCTATGTGATATGGCGATTGTGGTGTGTAAAACAGGCAACAATGAAAAAGGCTCAGCCAATTTATCCTTACTGATTGTAGAAGCGGATCGTGCAGGTTTCAGCAAAGGTAAACCACTGAACAAAATTGGGATGAAAGGCCAAGATACTTGTGAATTGTTCTTTGATAATGTCCGTGTACCGAAAGAAAACCTATTAGGTATGGAAGGCATGGGCTTTATCATGTTGATGAAAGAGCTCGCTTGGGAACGCATGCTGGTCGCAATTATCTGTCAAGCAGGTGCTGAAGCTGCCTTTGCACATACAGTACAATACACTAAAGATCGTAAAGCATTCGGCAAAGCCATTAGCACCTTCCAAAATACTCGTTTTAAACTGGCAGAATTGCGTACGGAAATTGATTTCTGTCGTACTTATCTTGATCGCTGTATGGAACTACAGCTTGAAGAAAGCTTAGGTGTGGATGCTGCGGCAGCTGCAAAATACAAAATTTCTGATATGTTCTCAAAAGTTGTAGATGACTGCTTACAACTGCATGGTGGTTATGGCTATATGCTGGAATATCCAATTGCCCGTGCTTATATCGATAACCGTGCCAATCGCATTTATGCAGGTACCAATGAAATCATGAAAGAACTCATTTCTCGTACGCTCTAA
- a CDS encoding NAD(P)/FAD-dependent oxidoreductase — protein sequence MEKQVDVLIIGAGISGIGLAVHLSKNCPQRKFEILERRDSFGGTWDLFRYPGIRSDSDMSTFGFNFKPWAKDKVLASGAEIKGYLSDVISENQLKDKIHFGHRVLSANYDSAKKKWAVEIEDSNKKKQTWSANFVMGCTGYYNYDQGYAPKFPKQEDFKGQLIHPQHWPENLDYTGKKVVIIGSGATAITLVPSMVKGGAGHVTMLQRSPSYIATIPSIDFIYEKTRKFMSEETAYKFTRARNIGMQRGIYALAQKYPKTVRRLLLKGIELQLKGKVDMKHFTPSYNPWDQRLCVVPDGDLFKALREGQANVETDQIEKFTANGIQLKSGKHLEADIVISATGLEIQILGGVKGTIDGKPMDTSQHMLYQGVMVSDVPNMAMIIGYINASWTLKVDIAADYICRLLNHMDKNGYDEVIAHADPALREQDTIMGKMSSGYIARAADVMPKQGKKAPWKITNNYLADRKELKDASFNDVVLQFHKRGEQVDRKPKLVS from the coding sequence ATGGAAAAGCAAGTTGATGTATTAATTATTGGTGCAGGTATCTCTGGGATTGGGTTAGCTGTGCATCTCTCGAAGAACTGTCCACAACGTAAATTCGAAATCTTAGAGCGTCGTGATAGTTTTGGCGGAACATGGGATTTATTCCGCTACCCTGGTATTCGTTCTGACTCAGATATGTCAACATTTGGTTTTAATTTTAAGCCATGGGCAAAAGACAAAGTTTTGGCGAGTGGTGCTGAGATCAAGGGTTATTTAAGCGATGTGATCAGTGAGAATCAGTTAAAAGATAAAATCCATTTTGGCCATCGTGTACTTTCTGCAAACTATGATTCTGCAAAGAAAAAATGGGCTGTGGAAATTGAAGACTCTAACAAGAAAAAGCAAACGTGGTCAGCAAACTTTGTGATGGGTTGTACGGGCTATTATAATTATGATCAAGGTTATGCACCGAAGTTCCCGAAACAAGAAGATTTCAAAGGTCAATTGATCCACCCACAACACTGGCCAGAAAATCTGGATTACACTGGCAAGAAAGTGGTGATCATTGGTAGTGGTGCGACAGCAATTACCCTTGTTCCTTCAATGGTGAAAGGCGGTGCAGGGCACGTGACCATGTTGCAGCGTTCTCCTTCTTATATTGCGACAATTCCTTCAATTGACTTTATTTATGAAAAAACCCGTAAATTTATGTCAGAAGAAACGGCTTATAAATTTACCCGTGCACGTAATATTGGTATGCAGCGCGGTATCTATGCATTAGCGCAAAAATATCCGAAAACTGTTCGTCGCTTATTGTTGAAAGGCATTGAATTACAGTTGAAGGGTAAAGTGGATATGAAACACTTTACACCGAGCTATAATCCTTGGGATCAGCGTTTATGTGTGGTGCCAGATGGTGACTTATTTAAAGCGCTACGTGAAGGCCAAGCCAATGTTGAAACAGATCAAATTGAAAAATTCACTGCCAATGGTATTCAATTGAAGTCTGGTAAACACCTTGAAGCAGATATTGTGATTTCAGCGACAGGTTTGGAAATTCAAATCTTGGGTGGCGTGAAAGGTACAATCGATGGCAAGCCAATGGATACCTCACAACACATGCTTTATCAAGGTGTGATGGTGAGTGATGTGCCAAATATGGCGATGATCATTGGTTATATCAATGCGTCTTGGACTTTAAAAGTTGATATTGCTGCGGATTATATCTGTCGTTTGCTTAATCATATGGATAAAAATGGCTATGATGAAGTGATTGCCCATGCGGATCCAGCATTGCGTGAACAAGACACCATTATGGGTAAAATGTCTTCGGGTTATATTGCACGTGCAGCAGATGTGATGCCAAAACAAGGTAAAAAAGCACCTTGGAAAATCACCAATAACTATCTTGCGGATCGCAAAGAATTGAAAGATGCATCATTCAATGATGTCGTCCTACAATTCCATAAACGTGGTGAGCAAGTCGATCGTAAACCAAAACTGGTGTCGTAA
- the rrtA gene encoding rhombosortase, which translates to MKDQVWISKIILIAICISISACLQVFADHFIYWRPSLLTEFWRIWTAHWVHVGWVHFLLNMMAFACLPFIFPHVRNWHLWALLLILPPFISFVFYFYLPYIDAYAGLSGVLHGLYTAVGLVYLQYKNERKFAVLVLALIAAKLIWENTFGKTGTAQLIGSPVLTEAHLIGAIGGVLCGLSYLFIIRKNREHTN; encoded by the coding sequence ATGAAAGATCAAGTATGGATAAGTAAGATTATTTTGATTGCGATATGTATTTCTATATCGGCTTGTCTACAGGTTTTTGCTGATCATTTTATTTATTGGCGGCCAAGCTTACTTACAGAATTTTGGCGTATTTGGACAGCACATTGGGTTCATGTGGGCTGGGTTCATTTTCTACTGAATATGATGGCATTCGCATGTTTGCCTTTCATTTTCCCTCATGTCCGAAATTGGCATTTATGGGCATTGTTGTTGATCTTACCTCCTTTCATTAGTTTCGTTTTTTATTTTTATTTACCTTATATTGATGCTTATGCTGGACTTTCTGGTGTTTTGCATGGTTTATATACTGCTGTAGGCTTGGTATATCTGCAATATAAAAATGAACGTAAATTTGCGGTACTAGTTTTAGCGTTAATTGCGGCAAAACTGATTTGGGAAAATACCTTCGGAAAAACTGGTACGGCTCAGTTAATTGGTAGTCCAGTATTGACTGAAGCGCATTTAATTGGTGCGATCGGTGGCGTCTTATGTGGTTTAAGTTATTTATTTATAATAAGGAAAAATAGAGAACACACAAATTGA
- a CDS encoding YheV family putative metal-binding protein, which produces MKRQFIAGAKCPKCGALDRVVKIITVDDEWIECIECAYSEKRPTHVEQAQPAEPDEIGVIQFKPRHFD; this is translated from the coding sequence ATGAAGAGACAGTTCATCGCGGGTGCAAAATGCCCAAAATGTGGCGCGTTAGATCGTGTGGTTAAGATCATCACTGTGGATGACGAGTGGATTGAATGTATCGAATGTGCTTATAGCGAAAAACGTCCGACCCATGTGGAACAGGCGCAACCCGCTGAGCCAGATGAGATTGGGGTGATACAGTTCAAACCTCGTCATTTTGACTAG
- a CDS encoding EamA family transporter — MFQRAYFYPLFAILFWAGNVVVSKMASHAISPVAITFYRLVLALAVMSTFVLIPVWKNRQTIKQHWKQLALGGFLSVSLFQFLSYQAAATTTATNMAIVTALIPLLTMILTSLMLKDRISYGMLFGGALSFYGILYLLSHGSIVDIWKQGVHLGDGLMLLAAAGYALYGVLLKRWKMPIPAWQSNFVQSSFAIVYVLPFFVFLPASEIQLNKQTIPLIVYASIFSSVLLSYLWIEGVRHLGPNRNSIFMNLLPLFTALIAVALLGEHLQMFHYIGGGLTLIGILIAQTIQKPIQLKQDTKQILD; from the coding sequence ATGTTCCAACGTGCTTATTTTTATCCCTTATTCGCGATTTTATTTTGGGCAGGAAATGTTGTGGTGTCTAAAATGGCCAGCCATGCCATTTCTCCTGTAGCAATCACATTTTATCGTTTGGTATTGGCACTCGCCGTGATGAGTACGTTTGTGCTGATTCCTGTCTGGAAGAATCGACAGACCATCAAGCAACATTGGAAGCAGTTGGCATTGGGCGGTTTTCTTTCTGTGTCTTTATTTCAGTTCTTGTCTTATCAGGCGGCAGCGACCACCACAGCAACCAATATGGCGATTGTGACTGCATTGATTCCTTTGCTGACCATGATTTTAACTAGCTTGATGCTGAAAGATCGTATTAGTTACGGCATGTTGTTTGGAGGTGCTTTGTCTTTCTATGGCATTTTGTATTTGCTGAGTCATGGTTCAATTGTTGATATTTGGAAGCAAGGTGTTCATTTGGGGGATGGCTTAATGTTGCTCGCAGCAGCAGGCTATGCCTTGTATGGCGTTTTACTGAAACGCTGGAAAATGCCGATCCCTGCGTGGCAATCTAACTTCGTACAATCTAGTTTTGCGATTGTTTATGTGTTGCCATTCTTTGTATTTTTGCCTGCATCGGAAATACAACTAAATAAACAAACCATTCCACTGATTGTTTATGCCAGTATTTTTTCCTCAGTGTTGCTATCTTATTTGTGGATTGAAGGGGTAAGACATTTAGGGCCAAATCGAAATAGTATTTTTATGAATCTATTGCCCTTATTTACAGCATTGATTGCAGTAGCATTATTGGGTGAGCATTTACAAATGTTTCACTATATTGGTGGCGGCTTAACTTTAATTGGTATCTTGATTGCACAAACGATTCAGAAACCGATCCAGCTGAAACAAGACACGAAGCAAATTTTAGATTAA
- a CDS encoding DMT family transporter, whose amino-acid sequence MDAQQTNRNLMLAIGCLTLSALLFSVMGICIRYASHTVDNYTIVFFRNVVGLVLFLPFIFKQGTSFVKTEKLWMHTWRSIVGLAAMYGFFYAIAHLKLSNAMVFTYSSPIFIPLIAWLFLKEKITTAMLCAAGLGFIGVFCVAKPDQGLLNWVSIVGISSSLLASMAFVTVRALTQTEPPERIVFYFCFIGSLLSVIPMFWVWRPYHLQELLFLIGAGVLANVSQIFMSHAYRLAPAGQIAPVNYVAIIFAGIWGFLLWNEVPDLYSVIGFGIILSAILLCSPLIQRSKPSIP is encoded by the coding sequence ATGGATGCTCAACAAACCAATCGCAACCTAATGTTGGCGATCGGTTGCCTTACCCTTTCTGCTCTGCTTTTCTCTGTGATGGGAATCTGTATTCGTTATGCCTCTCATACGGTCGATAACTACACCATTGTATTTTTCCGCAATGTCGTTGGACTGGTCCTGTTTTTGCCGTTTATTTTTAAGCAAGGGACAAGCTTTGTAAAAACAGAAAAACTGTGGATGCACACATGGCGTAGTATCGTTGGGCTTGCCGCAATGTATGGATTTTTCTATGCCATCGCACATCTGAAACTCTCCAATGCGATGGTATTTACTTATTCTTCTCCAATTTTTATTCCCTTGATCGCATGGCTTTTCTTGAAAGAGAAAATCACCACGGCGATGCTATGTGCAGCGGGACTCGGCTTTATTGGAGTATTTTGTGTAGCAAAACCAGATCAAGGTTTGCTGAATTGGGTTTCGATCGTTGGGATCAGTTCAAGCCTATTGGCATCAATGGCCTTTGTCACAGTCCGTGCCTTGACTCAAACCGAACCCCCTGAACGGATTGTATTCTATTTCTGTTTTATAGGATCACTACTGTCCGTCATTCCAATGTTTTGGGTATGGCGACCTTACCATTTACAGGAATTATTGTTTTTGATTGGTGCAGGCGTACTGGCCAATGTCAGCCAGATTTTTATGTCACATGCTTATCGTCTTGCCCCTGCTGGGCAAATTGCACCAGTCAATTATGTGGCGATTATCTTTGCTGGGATCTGGGGTTTTTTATTGTGGAATGAAGTGCCTGATCTATATAGCGTGATTGGTTTTGGCATTATTCTCTCTGCAATTTTGTTGTGTAGTCCTTTAATACAAAGGTCAAAACCTTCAATACCCTAA
- a CDS encoding succinate dehydrogenase assembly factor 2: MSDEMTLEERKVVYRARRGLKEIDVYFDPYVKNHYLTADIAEKALFAELVDQEDPDLLDWFMEVGEPPRAELKDFILKLKHYVHG; this comes from the coding sequence ATGTCTGATGAAATGACACTGGAAGAGCGTAAGGTTGTGTATCGTGCACGTCGTGGTTTAAAAGAAATCGATGTGTATTTTGATCCTTATGTTAAAAACCACTATCTGACAGCTGATATCGCTGAAAAGGCATTATTTGCGGAGTTGGTCGATCAAGAAGATCCTGATTTATTGGATTGGTTTATGGAGGTTGGAGAACCGCCTCGTGCAGAATTAAAAGATTTTATTTTAAAATTAAAACACTATGTCCATGGCTAA